A window of the Sardina pilchardus chromosome 21, fSarPil1.1, whole genome shotgun sequence genome harbors these coding sequences:
- the LOC134069421 gene encoding protocadherin alpha-8-like, producing MGGKEQRRGLEYWWIIRLFSLLVCFDRVSAQIRYSIQEGVKEGFTVGNVAKDLGLDVSTLKERRFRIVSGSNDALFQVNQNNGVLYVSNTIDREELCDNVVCLINLKLVVENPLEIHYVGVEIADINDNSPTFPEKEQHFEIAEHTAIGTRFQLHAARDPDTAAHSVRSYKLSRDDNFEIDFRKGDEDNIPFLVLKKPLDRESKQTHRLLLTAIDGGNPPKSGSLNISITVLDSNDNRPVFSQDTYVITLQENTAPGTIVLRVNATDLDEALNGEIEYALGKTLKRRVYDIFQLDKITGEISVKGQVDFEDTEVFKLDVQATDKGQPPLAAESRVVIKIQDVNDNKPEIEITSLLNLVPEDSKPGTVIALISVTDRDSGPNGKVTVNLSENVGFELKPSIQENMYSLVTKARLDREETYFYDITITASDLGQPPLFASRILNVQVSDVNDNAPEFPQNPLELYLMENNGPGASILSVSATDKDLNENAAISYNLVRGDGLQHDMSAFLNVNSDNGNIYALKSFDFETMKTFKFHVVATDSGTPPLSSNVTVNVYILDQNDNAPVILYPINTNGSAECIEEVPRNVNPGYLVSKVRAYDADIGYNGWLLFSLQEITDHTLFSLDRYTGQVRTLRSFTETDEAQHKMIILIKDNGNTSLSATATVIVHVVEPKEAFAASNTKNTVTSEDDNNVTFYLIITLGSVSGLFLISIIVLIVMQCSKPSDYTSKYLQDTNYDGTLCHSIQYRSGDKRYMLVGPRMSIGSTIVPGSNGNTLVVPDRRSRASCEVRVQNNSMFFLTLSETD from the coding sequence ATGGGAGGTAAAGAACAAAGGCGCGGACTGGAGTACTGGTGGATTATTCGGCTGTTTTCGTTGCTGGTTTGCTTTGATCGTGTGTCGGCACAGATACGGTATTCCATTCAAGAAGGGGTGAAGGAAGGATTTACCGTTGGAAACGTTGCTAAGGATCTAGGACTTGATGTCAGTACATTGAAAGAGAGACGATTTCGTATCGTTTCTGGATCTAATGACGCGCTGTTTCAGGTAAATCAGAACAATGGTGTATTGTATGTCAGTAATACCATCGACCGAGAGGAGCTGTGTGATAACGTAGTTTGTTTGATTAACCTAAAACTAGTCGTCGAAAACCCCCTTGAGATACATTATGTTGGAGTCGAAATAGCGGATATAAATGATAACTCTCCTACGTTCCCAGAGAAAGAGCAACATTTTGAGATAGCGGAGCACACAGCCATTGGAACGCGCTTCCAGTTACATGCAGCAAGAGACCCTGACACCGCTGCGCATTCGGTGCGCAGTTACAAACTGAGCAGGGATGACAATTTCGAGATTGATTTTAGGAAGGGCGATGAAGACAATATACCTTTTTTAGTGTTGAAAAAGCCGCTGGACAGAGAGAGTAAACAGACCCATCGATTGCTACTTACAGCTATAGACGGTGGAAATCCACCGAAGTCTGGCAGTCTAAATATAAGCATTACTGTCCTGGACTCAAATGACAATCGTCCAGTTTTTAGTCAAGACACATATGTGATCACACTGCAAGAAAATACTGCACCTGGAACAATAGTCCTTAGAGTTAATGCTACCGATTTAGATGAAGCTTTAAATGGGGAAATTGAATATGCCCTCGGAAAAACCCTGAAACGTAGAGTTTATGACATCTTTCAACTGGATAAAATAACAGGTGAAATATCTGTGAAAGGACAGGTAGATTTCGAAGATACAGAAGTTTTTAAACTGGACGTGCAGGCTACGGATAAAGGGCAGCCTCCTTTGGCAGCAGAAAGCAGAGTTGTCATTAAGATACAAGACGTAAATGACAACAAGCCAGAAATTGAAATTACCTCCTTGCTGAACTTAGTTCCAGAAGATTCTAAGCCAGGGACTGTCATCGCCTTAATCAGTGTTACAGACAGAGATTCTGGTCCCAATGGAAAAGTAACAGTTAATCTGTCAGAAAACGTGGGTTTTGAGTTGAAACCTTCCATTCAAGAAAATATGTATTCCCTCGTAACAAAGGCACGTttggacagagaggagacttatttttatgacatcacaattacCGCGTCAGACCTGGGTCAGCCTCCTCTGTTCGCATCCAGGATATTGAACGTGCAGGTATCAGACGTAAATGATAATGCACCAGAATTTCCTCAAAATCCTCTTGAACTATATCTAATGGAAAACAATGGTCCTGGTGCAAGCATACTGTCCGTCAGTGCAACTGATAAAGACTTGAATGAAAACGCTGCCATCTCATACAATCTAGTAAGAGGCGACGGCTTACAACATGATATGTCAGCTTTCCTTAATGTCAATTCTGATAACGGAAATATCTACGCACTTAAAAGTTTTGACTTTGAAACTATGAAAACTTTCAAATTCCACGTAGTGGCCACAGACTCGGGAACCCCACCACTCAGTAGCAACGTTACAGTTAACGTGTACATTTTGGATCAAAATGATAATGCTCCAGTTATCTTGTATCCAATAAATACTAACGGTTCCGCTGAGTGTATAGAAGAGGTTCCGCGTAATGTGAATCCTGGATATTTAGTCAGTAAGGTGAGGGCCTACGATGCAGATATCGGTTACAATGGCTGGCTCCTGTTTTCTCTTCAGGAAATAACCGATCACACTCTCTTTAGTTTGGATCGATACACTGGACAAGTCAGAACACTTAGGTCATTTACAGAAACGGACGAAGCTCAGCACAAAATGATCATTCTCATCAAGGACAACGGAAACACCTCACTCTCCGCAACAGCCACAGTTATTGTGCATGTCGTGGAACCTAAAGAGGCGTTTGCTGCCTCCAATACTAAGAACACAGTGACAAGTGAAGACGACAACAACGTAACATTCTACCTGATCATCACCCTGGGTTCAGTTTCGGGCCTTTTTCTAATCAGTATCATTGTGCTGATTGTGATGCAGTGCTCAAAACCATCAGACTACACATCCAAATATTTGCAAGACACGAACTATGATGGAACTCTGTGCCACAGCATCCAGTACAGATCTGGTGATAAAAGATACATGCTGGTTGGGCCCAGAATGAGTATCGGTTCTACTATAGTTCCTGGCAGCAATGGAAATACTCTGGTTGTACCTGATCGCAGGAGTAGAGCATCTTGTGAGGTAAGGGTTCAAAATAattctatgttttttttaacgCTATCGGAAACAGACTAG
- the LOC134069422 gene encoding protocadherin alpha-8-like encodes MGNWKTRKWNCLDVSVCFALLLFIGRPVSAQIRYTVPEEVKKGFVVGNIAKDLGLDTGSLVERRFRIVSGSEEPLFEVNQNNGILYVHRKIDREELCESSACLTNLKIVVENPLEIHYVDVEITDVNDNFPKFRETEQHFDIAEHTVAGTRFQVQGAQDPDLASNSVRFYKLNQNDQFDIETRERHEEKIPFIVLKKALDRETQSTHRLVLTAIDGGNPPKSGTLNITVTVLDSNDNRPVFSQETYAVDLKENVPVGTIVIKIKATDLDEGSNGDVEYALGRNLNPKVYEVFQLDSITGEIRVKGKVDYENTQIYKLDVDASDKGQPPLTVESGLIIKIIDVNDNTPDIDVTSVSNIVSENSKTGTVISLISVTDKDSGDNGKVTCSLSDNVPFELKPSFKNNMYSLVTKGHLDREVTSHYELIITATDFGQPPLSTFKTLKIEISDVNDNGPQFPQNPIELYLEENNAPGASIFSVTASDRDLDENAAITYHIVRNEEKQNDMASFLNINADNGHVHALKSFDFEKVKTFQFQILAKDSGSPPLSSNVTVKVYILDQNDNPPVILSPISANGSAEGVEEIPRNVNAGHLVTKVKAYDADVGYNGWLLFSIHQVTDHTLFGLDRYTGQIRTLRPFTETDEAEHKLTIVVKDNGNVSLSATATVTITVVEPKEAFAASDVKSTVNDEDESNVTFYLIITLGSVSVLFIVSIVVLIAMQCSKSTDYSSKYLQDTNYDGTLCHSIQYRSGDKRYMLVGPRMSIGSTIVPGSNGNTLVVPDRRSRISGEGQMFG; translated from the exons ATGGGGAACTGGAAAACACGCAAATGGAATTGCTTGGATGTTTCTGTGTGCTTcgctttgttgttgttcatcGGGAGACCAGTCTCTGCCCAGATACGATATACTGTTCCGGAGGAGGTGAAAAAGGGATTTGTTGTTGGAAATATTGCAAAGGATTTGGGTCTCGACACTGGTTCTTTGGTGGAAAGGCGGTTCCGCATCGTTTCAGGATCAGAGGAGCCTCTTTTCGAGGTAAACCAGAACAATGGCATTTTATACGTGCACAGAAAGATTGACCGAGAGGAACTCTGTGAAAGCAGCGCCTGTTTGACCAATTTAAAGATTGTTGTTGAGAACCCGCTGGAAATTCATTATGTAGACGTTGAAATCACGGATGTAAATGATAATTTCCCCAAATTCCGAGAGACTGAACAGCATTTTGACATAGCGGAACATACGGTTGCGGGGACACGTTTTCAGGTTCAAGGCGCACAGGATCCCGATTTAGCAAGTAATTCTGTTCGCTTTTATAAACTTAACCAGAATGATCAATTTGACATTGAGACCAGGGAGAGACATGAAGAAAAAATACccttcattgttttgaagaaagcCCTTGACAGAGAGACGCAGAGTACACACAGGCTTGTGCTGACAGCGATAGATGGGGGAAATCCTCCGAAATCAGGAACCCTAAATATTACAGTTACAGTTCTTGACTCGAATGACAACCGCCCTGTATTCAGTCAGGAGACGTATGCTGTTGACCTGAAAGAAAATGTTCCTGTCGGAACAATAGTAATTAAAATAAAAGCAACCGATTTGGATGAGGGCTCAAATGGTGACGTCGAGTATGCACTCGGCAGAAATTTGAATCCTAAGGTGTATGAAGTGTTTCAGCTAGATAGCATAACAGGTGAAATACGAGTTAAAGGCAAAGTGGACTATGAGAATACTCAGATATATAAATTGGACGTGGATGCATCCGATAAAGGACAGCCACCTTTGACAGTGGAATCTGGTCTCATCATCAAGATTATTGACGTAAATGACAATACTCCAGATATTGACGTGACTTCAGTTTCTAATATCGTGTCTGAGAATTCCAAAACGGGGACCGTTATCTCACTCATAAGTGTAACAGATAAAGACTCAGGCGACAACGGGAAAGTTACATGTTCTCTGTCGGACAATGTGCCATTTGAACTAAAACCATCATTCAAAAATAACATGTACTCGCTGGTGACCAAAGGGCACTTGGATAGGGAAGTGACTTCACACTACGAATTAATAATAACAGCAACTGACTTTGGTCAACCTCCTTTGTCTACCTTCAAAACTTTGAAAATAGAAATATCAGATGTTAATGATAACGGTCCACAATTTCCACAGAATCCTATAGAGCTTTACCTGGAGGAAAATAATGCACCTGGCGCCTCCATATTTTCCGTTACTGCGTCTGACAGAGACTTGGATGAGAACGCTGCCATTACATATCACATTGTGAGAAATGAGGAAAAGCAAAATGACATGGCCTCTTTTTTAAACATTAATGCTGATAATGGGCATGTCCATGCGTTGAAAAGCTTTGACTTTGAGAAGGTAAAAACTTTTCAGTTTCAGATTCTCGCGAAAGACTCTGGAAGTCCTCCTCTCAGCAGTAACGTTACAGTAAAAGTGTATATTCTTGATCAAAACGACAACCCCCCAGTCATTTTGTCTCCTATCAGTGCCAATGGCTCTGCAGAAGGTGTCGAGGAGATTCCACGAAACGTGAACGCAGGGCATCTCGTCACGAAAGTGAAAGCTTATGACGCCGACGTAGGATACAACGGGTGGCTACTATTTTCAATTCATCAAGTCACTGATCACACTCTCTTTGGACTTGACCGTTACACAGGACAGATAAGAACTCTTCGGCCATTTACAGAGACAGACGAGGCTGAACATAAACTGACCATAGTGGTCAAAGACAATGGAAATGTTTCACTCTCAGCTACAGCAACAGTAACCATCACCGTTGTTGAGCCAAAAGAAGCTTTTGCAGCGTCTGATGTCAAAAGCACAGTAAACGACGAGGATGAGAGTAACGTTACATTTTATTTGATTATCACCTTAGGCTCGGTGTCTGTGCTCTTTATCGTCAGTATCGTAGTGCTCATAGCTATGCAGTGTTCCAAATCTACAGACTACTCCTCCAAATACTTACAAGACACGAACTATGATGGGACACTATGCCACAGCATCCAATACAGATCTGGAGATAAACGGTACATGTTAGTTGGACCCAGAATGAGCATCGGCTCCACTATTGTTCCTGGAAGTAACGGAAATACTCTTGTCGTACCAGATCGCAGGAGCAGAATATCCGGAGAG GGTCAGATGTTTGGATAG